A window of the Natronomonas salina genome harbors these coding sequences:
- a CDS encoding helix-turn-helix domain-containing protein — translation MHEYILAAKYEQGADPLMDVFISYPELVGRALRIAGSTAGFWRVDRFVGPEEALDEVERVMTDASVCSECLGEHPGCSIDGEYEVVAEENGSRLIYAYTSGGSYCHSIPFMTTRTVGDGALFDARRRENVYEWRVLLPGETRGGEIFDQLQDGLPEGVELSLSQVGSPSTWPSPDFSQMTLPYEQRQAIETAVECGYYETPREATLADVASELELPKSTLRYRLRQAEQWLTNSAFSDERSDTINT, via the coding sequence ATGCACGAATATATTCTAGCAGCCAAGTACGAACAGGGTGCTGATCCACTCATGGACGTCTTCATCTCGTATCCAGAGCTTGTTGGTCGTGCGCTGCGGATTGCGGGCTCAACTGCGGGATTCTGGCGTGTTGACCGATTCGTCGGGCCAGAAGAGGCGCTTGATGAAGTAGAGCGGGTGATGACAGATGCGTCAGTGTGCAGCGAGTGCCTCGGTGAGCATCCTGGGTGCAGTATCGATGGCGAGTATGAGGTGGTTGCAGAGGAGAACGGGAGTCGGCTCATCTATGCGTACACATCGGGCGGGAGCTATTGCCACTCCATCCCCTTCATGACAACCCGGACGGTCGGGGATGGCGCATTGTTTGACGCACGGCGTCGAGAGAACGTCTATGAGTGGCGGGTCCTCCTCCCGGGTGAAACGAGGGGAGGCGAAATATTCGATCAGTTACAAGACGGGCTTCCAGAAGGGGTAGAACTATCGCTTAGTCAAGTTGGTTCTCCATCGACCTGGCCAAGTCCCGATTTCTCACAGATGACTCTCCCATACGAGCAGCGTCAGGCCATCGAGACAGCCGTTGAGTGTGGGTACTATGAGACGCCGCGAGAAGCAACACTTGCGGACGTGGCGAGTGAGCTCGAACTGCCGAAATCGACACTTCGGTACCGACTCCGTCAGGCAGAACAGTGGCTGACAAACTCGGCATTTAGTGATGAGCGGAGCGATACTATCAATACCTGA
- a CDS encoding NAD(P)-binding domain-containing protein, which translates to MKIGMIGAGNVGSTAAQNFVEAGHEVMISNSRGPETLTDLVDNLGGNAHARTVSEAADFGEVVMEAIPFNAYKSLPADTLSDKIVISASNYYPGRDGLVEGGKTHTDLVADHLEDSRVVKAFNSIYWENLRDGQRLEADPDDRFAIFIAGDDDEAKSVVSSLIEDIGFTPVDTGPLTEGGRHIQPGSPIYTGSLTASEARTRLAALKATVAAYEHGYYSPSQEVTIQELADELDMSEESLSEHLHQGIEQLISQYLKSFPFS; encoded by the coding sequence ATGAAAATCGGAATGATTGGCGCAGGGAATGTCGGGAGTACAGCCGCTCAGAACTTCGTTGAAGCAGGCCACGAGGTTATGATCAGCAATTCTCGGGGGCCAGAAACACTCACCGATCTCGTTGACAATCTGGGAGGCAACGCTCATGCGAGGACCGTCTCTGAAGCAGCCGATTTCGGCGAAGTCGTCATGGAGGCGATTCCGTTCAATGCATACAAGTCCCTCCCTGCGGACACTCTCAGTGATAAGATCGTTATCAGTGCCTCAAATTATTATCCGGGGCGGGATGGACTGGTCGAAGGAGGGAAGACACATACGGACCTCGTTGCGGATCATCTCGAAGACTCAAGAGTGGTCAAGGCATTCAATTCTATTTATTGGGAAAATCTCCGAGACGGACAACGGCTTGAGGCCGATCCGGATGATCGTTTTGCGATATTTATCGCTGGGGATGATGATGAGGCCAAAAGTGTAGTTTCGAGTCTTATCGAAGATATTGGATTCACTCCTGTGGATACAGGTCCACTTACTGAGGGAGGCCGTCACATACAACCGGGTTCGCCGATCTATACTGGCTCACTGACCGCGAGTGAGGCACGGACACGGTTAGCGGCACTCAAAGCGACTGTGGCTGCATATGAACACGGCTATTATAGCCCCTCGCAGGAGGTCACAATCCAAGAACTGGCTGATGAATTAGATATGAGTGAAGAGTCTCTCTCAGAACATCTTCACCAGGGGATAGAACAACTCATCAGTCAATATCTCAAGTCATTCCCCTTTAGTTAA
- a CDS encoding ArdC-like ssDNA-binding domain-containing protein, giving the protein MATSSDASASFEEADTRSEEMHSTIEAWIDELVEAVDDAQGSETFQEWLDVQSRFHDYSYRNTLLIKQQCPEATKVAGYRTWQEEFDRHVKEGESAIWIWAPIIAKRCPECENSWSYHEDSDCDYDETPPEEWSKGLVGFNPAPVFDVSQTEGEPLPELDTAAEGDAGNLVSRLTEAAETLDVDVRIVPTTEWSHGEAKGVCRSLQGRDADALVEVQARSNDADLAGTLIHEYAHAQLHLGVDNEAERVKREVEAEAVAYVVGRYFDLDMSGSAFYLAAWESDDSEVVRDRLQRISHTSQQILECLSN; this is encoded by the coding sequence ATGGCTACGAGTAGCGACGCGTCGGCCTCGTTCGAGGAAGCCGACACACGATCCGAGGAGATGCATAGCACGATCGAAGCATGGATTGACGAGCTTGTCGAGGCAGTCGATGACGCTCAGGGCAGCGAGACGTTCCAGGAGTGGCTCGACGTCCAGAGCCGGTTCCACGACTACTCGTATCGAAACACACTGCTGATCAAACAGCAATGTCCGGAGGCGACGAAAGTCGCGGGCTATCGGACGTGGCAGGAAGAGTTCGATCGCCACGTGAAGGAAGGTGAGTCGGCGATCTGGATCTGGGCGCCGATCATCGCCAAACGCTGTCCCGAATGCGAGAATTCGTGGAGCTACCACGAGGACAGCGACTGTGACTACGACGAGACGCCGCCAGAGGAGTGGTCGAAGGGGCTTGTTGGGTTCAATCCAGCCCCGGTGTTCGACGTCTCCCAGACCGAGGGCGAGCCGCTGCCGGAGCTGGATACCGCAGCCGAAGGAGACGCGGGCAACCTCGTCTCGAGACTTACTGAGGCGGCTGAAACGCTCGATGTAGACGTTCGAATCGTCCCGACGACCGAGTGGTCACACGGTGAGGCGAAGGGCGTCTGCAGGTCGTTGCAGGGCCGTGATGCGGACGCGCTGGTCGAGGTGCAAGCCCGGTCGAACGACGCCGACCTCGCTGGGACGCTCATCCACGAGTACGCCCACGCCCAGCTGCATCTCGGCGTCGACAACGAGGCCGAACGGGTGAAGCGGGAAGTCGAAGCCGAGGCGGTCGCGTACGTCGTCGGACGCTACTTCGATCTCGACATGAGCGGGTCAGCGTTCTACCTCGCAGCCTGGGAGTCCGATGACTCGGAGGTCGTTCGAGATCGCCTCCAGCGCATCAGTCACACCAGCCAGCAGATTCTCGAATGCCTCTCAAACTGA
- a CDS encoding MFS transporter: MSEDSASIRSAEQSTLSEIWTNPSHRRWIGWAVLAFAFLSVGLHRTSMGVLAETLVRTFEMSGAELGFLHSSFFYLYAALQLPAGIFTDYVGSRKTAVYGTLAMSVGSVVFALSPSYAWALAARALLGVGASVLYLAILRFCANWFRANEFATLSGLTLTVGALGGILATTPLAVAVSRIGWRGSLFGIGIAGILATVAVFLVVRNTPSDAGLSQIDGVPPAPTQSVADIKSNLAAVLRTPATWLLGVLLFCGIGIDYTIFGLWGIPYLVQSYGLTITRASTYVLVAGIGWVGGPVVFGVVSDRLETRMPLVLGAVLVISTIWVTFAVVGTVALYVVGALFFITRFMGGGGVLAFTVIKEQFNPSAAGTAMGAINSMGWFGAAVFPVLFGAVLDTFWTGNMINGARVYTETGYRIGFALAAGASLLMVVCAFWTMRRLDDESKSSGSE; the protein is encoded by the coding sequence ATGAGCGAGGACTCTGCCTCCATCCGTTCAGCGGAGCAATCGACCCTTTCTGAGATATGGACAAATCCATCTCACCGTCGGTGGATCGGCTGGGCTGTCCTGGCGTTCGCATTTCTCTCCGTTGGACTGCACCGGACGTCAATGGGTGTTCTCGCCGAAACCCTCGTCAGAACGTTCGAGATGAGCGGTGCTGAGTTAGGGTTCCTGCACTCGTCGTTCTTTTATCTCTACGCTGCGCTTCAACTTCCAGCGGGAATTTTCACTGATTACGTCGGATCACGGAAAACGGCGGTGTACGGCACGCTCGCCATGAGCGTCGGATCAGTAGTATTCGCGCTCAGCCCCTCCTATGCTTGGGCCCTCGCTGCAAGGGCGCTTCTCGGTGTTGGGGCGAGCGTTCTGTATCTGGCGATACTCCGCTTCTGTGCGAATTGGTTTCGAGCGAACGAATTTGCGACACTGTCTGGACTGACGCTCACAGTCGGCGCCCTGGGAGGAATCCTCGCAACGACCCCGCTGGCAGTTGCTGTGAGTCGAATCGGATGGCGCGGGTCGTTATTCGGAATTGGGATCGCCGGGATTCTCGCCACAGTCGCTGTCTTTCTGGTTGTTAGAAACACCCCAAGCGACGCCGGCCTTTCCCAGATCGACGGCGTCCCGCCGGCCCCTACGCAAAGCGTTGCAGACATCAAATCAAACCTCGCTGCGGTGCTCCGGACGCCTGCAACGTGGCTTCTCGGCGTTCTTCTATTCTGTGGGATCGGCATTGATTACACTATCTTCGGTCTGTGGGGGATTCCGTATCTCGTGCAGTCGTATGGGTTGACTATCACCCGGGCTTCAACCTACGTGCTCGTCGCTGGGATCGGCTGGGTGGGCGGACCGGTCGTCTTTGGCGTCGTCTCGGATCGGTTGGAGACACGGATGCCGTTGGTTCTGGGTGCAGTCCTCGTCATCTCGACGATTTGGGTGACATTTGCGGTGGTTGGGACGGTAGCCCTCTACGTAGTCGGGGCATTGTTTTTCATCACGCGGTTTATGGGGGGCGGTGGCGTTCTCGCGTTCACCGTTATCAAGGAGCAATTCAACCCCTCTGCAGCCGGGACCGCCATGGGAGCGATAAACTCGATGGGATGGTTTGGTGCAGCTGTCTTTCCGGTCCTCTTCGGAGCCGTACTTGATACATTTTGGACAGGGAACATGATCAATGGAGCGCGCGTGTACACGGAGACGGGATACAGGATTGGGTTTGCTCTTGCAGCTGGTGCTTCACTCCTCATGGTTGTATGTGCGTTTTGGACGATGCGGCGACTTGACGACGAATCAAAATCTTCCGGATCAGAATGA
- a CDS encoding VOC family protein, whose protein sequence is MPAIDSILPNTSEENDMGMLRFDHVGVVVDDLAAVAAFFLDLGFEREGDALVEGESVDEINGLDGVRAEVVMLEIPDGSGKLELIKYHAPADTDGAHAWPANRLGFRHIAFEVEALNTIIDGLRDKGFDTVGEVSDFEDTYRLCYIRGPEGLIVELAEYIAVEEAS, encoded by the coding sequence ATGCCTGCTATAGACTCAATACTGCCGAACACCTCTGAAGAGAATGATATGGGGATGCTTCGTTTCGATCACGTGGGTGTTGTCGTCGATGATCTTGCCGCCGTGGCCGCGTTCTTCCTCGACCTGGGCTTCGAGCGTGAGGGGGACGCGCTGGTCGAGGGCGAGTCGGTGGACGAGATCAACGGGCTCGATGGCGTCCGAGCGGAGGTGGTGATGTTAGAAATCCCGGATGGCAGCGGCAAGCTCGAGCTCATCAAATACCATGCGCCAGCCGATACAGATGGCGCACACGCCTGGCCGGCGAACCGACTGGGCTTCCGGCACATCGCCTTCGAGGTCGAGGCCTTGAACACGATCATCGACGGACTGCGAGACAAAGGCTTTGACACGGTCGGCGAGGTCAGCGATTTCGAGGACACCTATCGACTCTGCTATATCCGCGGTCCTGAAGGATTGATAGTCGAGCTTGCCGAGTACATTGCCGTCGAGGAAGCGAGTTAG
- a CDS encoding PaaI family thioesterase — protein MNDTDTRSVEVEIPADVYRQLAEDDKTVADTLASLATDRVQLQRSISAYSNRDDGDAETDTNPLETNPPIAELLGFQLESVDDGEAVVTFEPGPEHANPMGTLHGGVLCDIGDLAMGAAYASTLADDESFTTLELDVKFRRPVWGEPLTATAQVMDAGRTVGVVTCDITGPEGELVAHLQSTCLTLRGDSAEGR, from the coding sequence GTGAACGATACTGACACCCGCAGCGTGGAAGTAGAAATACCCGCTGACGTATACAGACAACTGGCGGAAGACGACAAGACAGTCGCGGACACCCTCGCATCTCTCGCTACCGACCGCGTACAGCTGCAACGGTCCATCAGCGCCTATTCGAACCGTGACGACGGAGACGCAGAGACGGACACTAATCCGCTAGAGACGAATCCGCCAATCGCAGAGTTACTTGGATTTCAATTGGAATCCGTTGATGACGGCGAAGCAGTCGTTACGTTCGAACCCGGCCCCGAACACGCCAATCCGATGGGGACGCTCCACGGTGGCGTGCTCTGTGACATCGGCGATTTGGCTATGGGCGCAGCCTATGCGAGTACGCTCGCTGATGATGAATCGTTCACGACGCTTGAATTGGACGTGAAGTTCCGGCGGCCTGTTTGGGGAGAGCCGCTTACTGCCACGGCGCAGGTTATGGACGCCGGGCGAACCGTGGGGGTGGTCACATGTGACATCACCGGGCCGGAGGGGGAACTCGTTGCACATCTACAGAGTACCTGTTTGACGCTTCGAGGCGACTCCGCTGAAGGTCGATGA
- a CDS encoding DNA-binding protein — translation MSDTNSICEKVAVEQDVEQHAVDEQPELEATVELETQAKIDSDVRDRVAAADKQGRPHGMTLEAQEKWEAREAEKRRTREREDRQQTSRREALCREMTHAKHCELSSEADPREKLDEETRQEVNKQAHRLEGKCRGGLGFAAIERELAARVVRGRSMQDAVLDLVEDVQAAPGSIVALGKLEKVSRQWVDVEATVAELWIPSHPSMQQVGLLEDETGRTKVTVWRNSGQPPLEEGQQVRIRDAAVSWYQGRPSLALTGRSTVHFPERDAWW, via the coding sequence ATGTCAGATACGAACTCGATTTGTGAAAAGGTCGCGGTCGAACAGGACGTTGAACAGCACGCGGTCGACGAGCAGCCGGAGCTGGAGGCGACGGTGGAGCTGGAGACGCAGGCGAAGATCGACTCGGACGTTCGTGATCGAGTTGCGGCGGCCGACAAGCAGGGGCGACCCCACGGGATGACGCTCGAGGCACAGGAGAAGTGGGAGGCGCGGGAAGCCGAGAAGCGCCGGACGCGTGAACGCGAGGATCGGCAACAGACGAGTCGGCGTGAAGCGCTCTGCCGCGAGATGACGCATGCGAAGCACTGTGAGCTCTCCAGCGAGGCTGATCCTCGTGAGAAGCTAGATGAGGAGACACGGCAGGAGGTCAACAAGCAGGCCCACCGGCTGGAAGGCAAGTGTCGCGGTGGGCTCGGATTCGCGGCCATCGAGCGAGAACTCGCGGCGCGGGTAGTTCGCGGGCGGTCGATGCAGGATGCGGTGCTGGACCTCGTCGAGGACGTCCAGGCGGCGCCAGGGTCGATCGTCGCGCTCGGGAAGCTGGAGAAGGTTAGTCGCCAGTGGGTCGACGTTGAGGCTACAGTCGCCGAGCTTTGGATTCCTTCCCATCCAAGTATGCAGCAAGTCGGGTTGCTCGAAGACGAGACTGGGCGTACTAAGGTTACCGTATGGCGCAACTCGGGCCAACCTCCTCTCGAGGAAGGCCAGCAGGTGCGCATCAGGGACGCGGCGGTGAGCTGGTATCAGGGCCGACCGTCACTCGCGCTCACCGGACGATCAACAGTCCACTTCCCCGAGCGGGACGCCTGGTGGTGA
- a CDS encoding DUF1428 domain-containing protein codes for MERYVDGFVIPVPNDHLDAYREMADGAGKLWIEHGALEYFEGVGDDMEPDMEGMSMVTFPQLAETGADETVVFSFIVFESRDHRDEVNAKVMDDPAMDPDGFDGEMPFDTERMSYGGFRSIVSYEN; via the coding sequence ATGGAGCGCTATGTCGATGGCTTCGTCATTCCGGTCCCGAACGACCACCTGGATGCGTACCGTGAAATGGCCGACGGGGCGGGGAAACTGTGGATTGAGCATGGTGCTCTCGAGTACTTCGAAGGGGTCGGAGACGACATGGAGCCCGATATGGAAGGAATGTCGATGGTGACCTTTCCGCAACTTGCAGAAACGGGTGCCGACGAAACGGTCGTGTTCTCGTTTATCGTGTTCGAGTCGCGGGACCACCGCGACGAAGTGAACGCGAAGGTGATGGATGATCCTGCGATGGATCCTGACGGTTTCGATGGGGAGATGCCCTTCGACACGGAGCGTATGTCGTACGGAGGGTTCCGTTCCATCGTCAGCTACGAAAACTGA
- a CDS encoding Eco57I restriction-modification methylase domain-containing protein: MSNADRSQYAEPVTTLSEGELQDVLSAAEPPVCLLGGWAVHLQVTGGFQDAHGRTYIGSRDIDLGIHVDPSWSTDELQAASVATTLDRIENDLGYSRGRFGFYQQFHRDTHERLDDAAARDQPAHNVFRVDIDVIPDTTALDVFQDTFGFRPPAESLLEPVFETDTGEPLADYVDWENPPKAFIAPAELLAAMKVRAFPDRDKSHKRLKDLADLHGREGRVLNAEEARTILERVEENLYGIDINPFAVHISQINLLFRTVDLYDKVTEQYPGYTMDGFEIHVADTLTPTVREKQEKDLDDDGDREQSQLTQFANYNGRAQAFLDDRNDVDEIKDEMEFDVVIANPPYVKTQNITGPKEEYAERYSSIVDKGADIYVPFIERGLEWLADDGRISYICPNRLFMHEYSAEIRDMLVEEPLTTLIDFKDVEVFDAATPYPCIFVIDRDIVADVEDVRCARFAEERDRVLEEIYELDEWVTPSDVEEYDLYKYSKDALREDNQDEYLDCWKPMPDREREVFDTIVDQSDFRVGDIASEVFVGTQTSANTVYIGEIVSETDEEGVVEFAPSGYDETYPIEKNILTRVLKGKEIDRWGVDWAGLWMILPYHVSSDNFEVISQEEMQEEMPHAWEYFQEFEENVKSRDSGKMRGEPGWYGFVYPKNLTKFEPAKIMVNILSSYNRFAVDTEGEYYFVGGGNAGGYGIQLRNEYASSEEDHLYYAGLLNSKVIEYWHKHVAPIFGGKYYSYNQRFLEPHPIVLPSNAPDDRIEELAEEIKETRDAIAELEYRTSDLRNYLGDYEDSSEVIDLAKRVNLDDEDYRQQPIRKDMSDDGEHLVVMKQGHELAFDDDRVRDFVYERVTLEDRRLPRRELLNLDTPSRDDVVELMEEYDGDLKGIEGLKDEFDSLQDELDDLILDEVYGLEDGDEQVVEEFLEAW; the protein is encoded by the coding sequence ATGAGTAACGCGGATCGCAGCCAGTACGCCGAGCCGGTGACGACCCTCTCGGAAGGCGAACTGCAAGACGTCCTCTCGGCTGCCGAACCACCCGTCTGTCTACTCGGCGGGTGGGCGGTCCACCTCCAAGTCACGGGCGGCTTCCAAGACGCCCACGGCCGCACGTATATTGGCTCCAGAGACATCGACCTCGGAATCCACGTCGACCCCTCGTGGTCAACTGACGAATTGCAGGCAGCATCGGTCGCAACCACGCTCGACCGTATCGAGAACGACCTCGGGTACAGCCGCGGGCGGTTCGGCTTCTACCAGCAGTTCCACAGGGATACACACGAACGCCTCGACGACGCAGCGGCGCGCGACCAGCCGGCACACAACGTCTTCCGGGTCGACATTGACGTCATCCCGGATACGACAGCACTCGACGTCTTTCAGGATACCTTTGGATTTCGTCCACCGGCTGAATCCCTGCTCGAACCGGTGTTCGAGACAGACACGGGTGAGCCGCTCGCTGACTACGTTGACTGGGAGAATCCGCCGAAGGCATTCATCGCCCCAGCTGAACTCCTCGCTGCGATGAAGGTCCGGGCATTCCCGGACCGCGATAAGAGCCACAAGCGACTGAAGGACCTCGCCGACCTGCATGGAAGGGAAGGACGAGTACTCAATGCTGAGGAGGCGCGGACGATTCTGGAGCGCGTGGAGGAGAACCTGTACGGCATCGACATCAACCCGTTCGCCGTCCACATTTCACAGATAAATCTCCTGTTCAGGACTGTTGACCTGTACGACAAGGTGACGGAGCAGTACCCAGGTTACACGATGGATGGTTTCGAGATTCATGTTGCTGACACGCTGACTCCGACGGTTCGGGAGAAGCAGGAGAAGGACTTGGATGATGATGGTGACCGAGAGCAGTCCCAGCTCACACAGTTCGCTAACTACAACGGCCGGGCGCAGGCGTTCCTCGATGATCGGAACGACGTGGACGAGATTAAGGACGAGATGGAGTTCGATGTGGTGATTGCGAACCCGCCGTACGTGAAGACGCAGAACATCACGGGGCCGAAAGAGGAGTACGCGGAACGGTACTCGTCCATCGTGGACAAGGGTGCGGACATCTACGTGCCGTTCATCGAGCGGGGGTTGGAGTGGCTCGCCGATGATGGCCGAATCTCGTACATTTGCCCCAACAGGCTGTTTATGCACGAATACTCGGCCGAGATTCGTGATATGCTCGTCGAGGAGCCGTTGACCACGCTCATTGACTTCAAGGATGTCGAGGTGTTCGACGCGGCTACACCGTACCCGTGCATCTTCGTGATTGACCGGGATATCGTCGCTGATGTCGAGGATGTCCGATGTGCGCGATTCGCCGAGGAGCGAGATCGGGTTCTGGAAGAGATCTATGAGCTCGACGAGTGGGTGACGCCGAGCGACGTTGAAGAGTACGATCTGTACAAGTACTCGAAGGATGCGCTTCGAGAGGATAACCAGGACGAGTACCTCGATTGCTGGAAGCCGATGCCTGACCGTGAGCGAGAGGTGTTCGATACGATTGTAGACCAGTCCGACTTTCGCGTTGGCGATATTGCGTCCGAGGTGTTCGTTGGGACGCAGACGAGCGCGAACACAGTCTATATCGGCGAGATTGTCAGTGAGACAGACGAGGAGGGAGTTGTCGAATTTGCTCCGAGTGGGTACGACGAAACGTACCCGATAGAGAAGAACATCCTCACACGCGTCCTCAAGGGGAAGGAGATTGACCGGTGGGGAGTTGATTGGGCGGGCCTCTGGATGATTCTCCCGTATCACGTCTCATCTGACAATTTCGAGGTGATTTCGCAGGAGGAGATGCAGGAGGAGATGCCGCACGCGTGGGAGTATTTCCAAGAATTCGAGGAGAATGTGAAGTCGAGGGATTCGGGCAAGATGCGTGGCGAGCCCGGGTGGTACGGTTTCGTCTATCCGAAGAACTTGACGAAGTTCGAACCGGCCAAGATTATGGTGAACATCTTGAGCAGTTACAACCGGTTCGCCGTGGACACCGAGGGGGAGTACTACTTCGTCGGTGGTGGGAACGCAGGAGGGTACGGTATTCAGCTCCGAAACGAGTACGCTTCGTCCGAAGAGGATCACCTGTACTACGCAGGGCTGTTGAACTCGAAGGTGATCGAGTACTGGCACAAGCACGTCGCCCCGATTTTTGGTGGGAAGTACTACAGTTACAATCAGCGGTTCCTCGAGCCGCATCCCATCGTCCTGCCGTCGAACGCTCCCGATGACCGCATCGAGGAGTTGGCCGAGGAGATCAAGGAGACGCGCGATGCAATCGCGGAACTGGAGTACAGGACGAGTGACCTGCGGAACTACTTGGGGGATTACGAGGACTCGAGCGAGGTGATTGATCTCGCCAAAAGGGTCAATCTCGATGACGAGGATTACCGTCAGCAGCCGATTCGGAAGGACATGTCGGACGATGGGGAGCATCTCGTGGTGATGAAGCAGGGGCACGAGCTGGCGTTCGATGATGACCGCGTTCGGGACTTCGTGTATGAGCGAGTGACGTTGGAGGATCGGCGGCTGCCTCGGAGGGAGTTGCTGAACTTGGACACGCCGTCACGTGATGACGTGGTTGAGTTGATGGAGGAGTACGATGGTGATTTGAAGGGGATTGAGGGGTTGAAGGACGAGTTTGACAGCCTGCAGGACGAGTTGGATGATTTGATTCTCGACGAGGTCTACGGGCTGGAAGATGGGGACGAGCAGGTTGTCGAGGAGTTCCTCGAGGCCTGGTGA
- a CDS encoding winged helix-turn-helix transcriptional regulator — translation MSEGKGSQEPKRGEGVDESTLFSLLGKAHTLAILNEVVTTDKQSIRFGELQDSLELSPNTLSRRLDELVEVGFLERTQYDEIPPRVEYEETEMVNDLTPVFRGLETWMERHGSDQLECS, via the coding sequence ATGAGCGAGGGCAAAGGAAGCCAAGAGCCAAAACGGGGTGAAGGGGTTGATGAGAGTACGCTCTTCTCACTTCTTGGGAAGGCACATACCTTAGCAATCCTCAATGAAGTTGTCACTACAGACAAGCAGTCGATCCGTTTCGGCGAACTCCAAGATTCGCTCGAACTTTCGCCGAATACCCTCTCTCGACGACTCGATGAACTTGTCGAAGTTGGGTTTCTTGAACGTACACAGTACGACGAAATTCCTCCACGAGTAGAATACGAAGAAACAGAAATGGTAAACGATCTCACGCCAGTTTTCCGAGGACTAGAGACATGGATGGAACGGCACGGATCTGATCAACTTGAGTGTTCCTGA
- a CDS encoding PQQ-binding-like beta-propeller repeat protein: MVYFTRRQFLATGGISGVFGGVLSKFGDASHNPVEAEGWRHPQATPGNTAATDDTGPQTTAEVQWQLQIDTAAQWRFSGLAHHEDTLFVPTHNRLLGVSTDGERRFVSEPGTERWLGPDEERTQIDSDPRVFGKWCFVASQAALYALDVTDGRPRWRYDVNSSIDAVVLLGNTLYLSALQGSEHALLAIGAKGGEQVWRRDGRLVPVAATPNVLVAATEQTGTLRGIDPATGDQLWRSELRVSAASLQAATVAVTDEMLWHVRGGVLTAADAGTGEPRWTFDLDGDGSDRGDRLAVADQTYVLEVDAERLSAIDPNGDRQWSRHLANPSRGIAVGGETIYVATQTGLAGIDSATGEQRFRVSPAPTGGDGVTPLVTDDSVYGVSGDTIYEVSEA; encoded by the coding sequence ATGGTTTATTTCACTCGTCGCCAGTTTCTGGCAACCGGCGGGATATCGGGGGTCTTCGGAGGTGTTCTGTCGAAATTCGGCGACGCCAGTCATAATCCAGTGGAGGCAGAAGGCTGGCGTCACCCCCAAGCGACGCCTGGGAACACGGCAGCAACAGATGATACGGGTCCACAGACTACTGCTGAAGTCCAGTGGCAACTCCAAATAGATACTGCGGCACAGTGGCGGTTCAGCGGGCTGGCTCACCACGAGGATACGTTGTTCGTTCCGACACATAATCGACTGCTGGGCGTGAGTACCGACGGCGAACGTCGCTTCGTCTCGGAACCCGGAACCGAACGGTGGCTCGGTCCGGATGAAGAACGGACACAGATCGACAGCGACCCCCGGGTCTTCGGGAAATGGTGTTTCGTTGCGTCACAGGCCGCCCTATACGCATTGGATGTTACTGACGGACGCCCACGCTGGCGCTACGACGTCAACAGTAGCATCGATGCTGTCGTTCTCCTGGGAAACACCCTCTATCTCAGTGCGCTACAGGGCTCTGAACACGCGCTCCTCGCGATTGGAGCAAAGGGCGGCGAGCAGGTGTGGCGTCGAGATGGTCGACTCGTACCGGTGGCCGCAACGCCAAACGTTCTCGTGGCAGCGACCGAACAAACCGGGACCCTCCGGGGTATCGATCCGGCAACCGGAGACCAGCTCTGGCGGAGTGAGCTACGTGTCTCGGCAGCATCCCTGCAGGCTGCAACTGTCGCGGTGACTGATGAGATGCTCTGGCACGTCCGGGGTGGGGTGCTGACAGCAGCCGATGCCGGGACAGGAGAGCCACGCTGGACGTTCGACCTGGATGGGGATGGATCCGACCGCGGAGATCGTCTCGCCGTCGCCGACCAAACGTACGTCCTCGAGGTCGATGCCGAGCGACTCTCGGCCATCGACCCGAATGGTGACCGCCAATGGTCTCGACACCTAGCGAACCCAAGCCGGGGAATTGCGGTCGGTGGCGAGACGATCTACGTAGCGACACAGACTGGCTTGGCAGGAATCGATTCGGCGACTGGTGAACAGCGTTTCCGCGTCAGCCCGGCACCGACGGGTGGTGATGGTGTGACGCCACTCGTGACCGACGACTCCGTCTATGGGGTCTCCGGCGATACAATCTACGAGGTGAGTGAAGCATGA